The proteins below come from a single Miscanthus floridulus cultivar M001 chromosome 1, ASM1932011v1, whole genome shotgun sequence genomic window:
- the LOC136459171 gene encoding ATP-dependent DNA helicase PIF1-like, protein MLNENNTLVQSFRMARDRFEGHEYHNLTLRLLGNREQYARQCNMPSASEIAALIVKDPAEGSNRRDIILEYKDMRPKRVSELHPKFVAMQYPLLFPYGEDGTKKTIQCMLDEAGNQRKPAARPDIVVRVFMLKLKELMMDIKQRRHFGKTKAIVYTIEFQKKGLPHAHILIFLEKGEKCLNASQIDEMICAEIPEKFNLNYKEPSVQRLRFHVENEQQVIFPDSTNLEEIVKLPGSAVTMFTEWMETNKKHEDARELTYPEFPTKWAWHAKEKQRARRKRGKKIGRIYNAHPASGERYYLRVLLNTAKGCTSFEDIRTVNGVVHSSYKSACHALGLLNDDKEWIDCIKEASDWASGMQLQQLFATILCHCEITDPKSLWESNWEALSEDMQQTENSTSHLAPSHKRKCALMKIEKLMEQAGKSLKEYPGIEMPDMAELNDTENRLMNGEMIHDRDKLKDEHLQILKSLNIDQKRAFYAIIESAEKSLGKLIFVDGYGGTGKTYLWKAITTRLRSEGKIVVAVASSGIAALLFQGGRTSHSAFNIPMILTDESTCYIKQGSHMADLLTKTSLILWDEAPMAHRNCFEALDKSLRDVLRFTNENSLKKPFGGMTFVLGGDFRQILPVVPKGRREHTINASIKRSYLWQHFEVFKLTKNMRLNSVTANRAQLQKTAEFAKWIIQIGNGDTVSLDEEWVTIPSDLLLQKGDDPKAKIIESTYPGLHDNCCEQKFLEENAILCTTNEDAKEINEYVMEQIQGDTVSYLSSDSVSKWMHYNHEMEHQYPTEFLNTLKHSGIPNHQLKLKVGLPVMLLRNINQTAGLCNGTRMIITRLGEKVTEAQIITGACIGDKVCIPQIIMTQYEFRWPFMLKTKQFPFSVCFAMTINKSQGQSLKKVGLYFPRQVFTHGQLYVAVSRVTKRDGLKILITDEECPGEGMAKNIFYKEIF, encoded by the exons ATGCTCAACGAGAACAACACGCTGGTGCAGTCATTCCGTATGGCACGGGATAGGTTTGAGGGTCACGAATACCATAACCTAACCCTTAGATTACTTGGCAACAGAGAACAATATGCTAGGCAATGCAACAtgccatcagcatcagaaattgCTGCCCTGATAGTCAAAGATCCAGCCGAAGGAAGCAATAGACGTGACATCATTCTTGAGTACAAAGATATGAGACCTAAAAGGGTATCAGAACTCCACCCAAAATTTGTGGCCATGCAATACCCGTTGCTTTTCCCTTATGGAGAAGATGGTACAAAGAAAACG ATCCAGTGCATGCTTGATGAAGCTGGGAACCAGCGGAAGCCAGCAGCACGACCTGATATTGTGGTTCGAGTGTTCATGCTAAAACTAAAGGAGTTAATGATGGACATTAAACAGAGGCGGCATTTCGGAAAGACTAAAGCAA TTGTATACACGATAGAATTCCAGAAGAAGGGACTCCCACATGCCCATATTCTAATATTCCTTGAAAAAGGGGAGAAGTGCCTCAATGCCTCACAAATTGATGAAATGATATGTGCTGAGATCCCGGAAAA GTTTAACCTGAACTACAAAGAACCATCTGTTCAGCGGCTACGGTTCCACGTGGAGAACGAACAACAAGTGATTTTTCCTGACTCGACAAACCTTGAGGAAATAGTAAAACTGCCAGGTTCAGCAGTTACCATGTTTACAGAGTGGATGGAGACAAACAAAAAGCATGAGGATGCCAGGGAATTAACATACCCAGAATTCCCGACCAAATGGGCATGGCATGCCAAAGAAAAGCAACGGGCAAGACGAAAAAGAGGCAAGAAAATTGGCAGAATCTACAATGCTCATCCTGCAAGTGGAGAAAGGTATTATCTCAGAGTGCTTCTGAATACTGCAAAGGGCTGCACATCATTTGAAGACATCAGGACTGTCAATGGAGTCGTGCACTCTTCATACAAGTCAGCATGTCATGCACTAGGACTTCTAAATGATGACAAGGAGTGGATAGACTGCATCAAGGAAGCATCCGACTGGGCGTCTGGGATGCAACTACAGCAATTATTTGCAACCATTCTGTGCCACTGTGAGATTACCGACCCAAAGAGCCTGTGGGAATCAAACTGGGAAGCACTCTCTGAAGACATGCAGCAAACAGAAAATTCCACCAGCCACCTTGCACCTTCCCATAAAAGAAAATGTGCTTTGATGAAAATTGAGAAGCTAATGGAACAAGCTGGAAAATCACTGAAGGAGTACCCTGGAATAGAGATGCCAGATATGGCCGAGTTAAACGATACCGAAAATAGACTCATGAACGGAGAAATGATCCATGACAGAGACAAATTGAAGGATGAGCACCTACAAATACTGAAAAGTCTAAACATAGATCAGAAAAGGGCCTTTTATGCAATAATTGAATCAGCAGAGAAATCACTAGGGAAGCTAATATTTGTGGATGGCTATGGTGGGACAGGTAAGACATACCTTTGGAAAGCAATCACAACGAGGCTACGATCAGAGGGAAAGATAGTAGTGGCAGTTGCGTCCAGTGGCATTGCAGCACTTCTGTTTCAAGGAGGAAGAACGTCACATTCAGCATTCAACATTCCAATGATCCTTACAGATGAATCGACATGCTACATCAAGCAAGGTTCACACATGGCTGACCTACTAACAAAGACATCACTGATACTGTGGGACGAAGCTCCAATGGCACACAGAAATTGCTTTGAGGCACTCGACAAGAGCTTACGAGACGTGTTGAGGTTCACTAATGAGAATAGCCTTAAAAAGCCCTTTGGCGGGATGACATTTGTTCTAGGAGGCGACTTCAGGCAAATCCTCCCTGTTGTGCCAAAAGGAAGAAGAGAACACACTATAAATGCATCAATTAAACGATCGTATCTGTGGCAACATTTTGAGGTATTCAAGTTGACAAAAAATATGCGGTTAAATTCTGTGACCGCCAATCGAGCACAGCTGCAGAAGACTGCGGAATTTGCAAAGTGGATAATACAAATTGGTAATGGAGACACGGTTTCATTAGATGAGGAATGGGTTACTATCCCCAGTGACCTGTTGCTACAAAAAGGAGATGATCCAAAAGCAAAAATCATTGAAAGCACCTACCCGGGCCTGCACGACAACTGCTGTGAACAGAAGTTCCTAGAAGAAAATGCAATATTGTGTACAACAAATGAGGATGCCAAAGAAATCAACGAGTATGTTATGGAACAAATCCAGGGTGACACAGTGAGTTATCTGAGCAGTGACAGTGTGTCCAAATGGATGCACTACAACCATGAAATGGAGCATCAATATCCAACTGAGTTCCTCAACACCTTAAAGCACTCAGGAATTCCAAACCACCAGCTCAAGCTCAAAGTTGGCCTGCCGGTGATGCTTCTTCGTAACATCAACCAAACAGCGGGGCTGTGCAACGGTACTCGAATGATAATCACACGACTTGGGGAAAAGGTCACTGAAGCACAGATCATAACTGGAGCATGCATAGGGGATAAGGTATGCATCCCTCAGATCATCATGACACAGTATGAATTTAGGTGGCCATTCATGCTAAAAACAAAGCAGTTCCCTTTCTCTGTGTGCTTTGCAATGACAATCAACAAAAGCCAAGGGCAATCTCTGAAAAAGGTCGGGCTCTATTTTCCGAGGCAGGTTTTCACCCATGGGCAGCTCTATGTAGCAGTTTCCAGAGTCACAAAGAGGGATGGGCTGAAGATCCTCATCACCGACGAAGAGTGCCCCGGTGAAGGGATGGCGAAAAACATCTTCTACAAGGAGATCTTCTAA